The stretch of DNA CTGCGCCATCATCCTGCCCGAGGATGGCGTGATTGCCCGCGAGTTCAAGGCGGGCGCCGCCAACGAGACTGTCGATATCAACGCCATTCCCGCCGATGCCATGGTGCTCGATGTCGGCCCGAAATCCATCGAGGCCATCAACGCCTGGATCGAGCGTGCCGCAACCCTGGTCTGGAACGGCCCGCTCGGCGCCTTCGAGATCGAACCCTTCGATGCCGCAACGGTCGCTGCTGCGAAATACGCCGCTGGGCGCACGGTAGCCGGCAAGCTCACCTCCGTTGCCGGCGGTGGCGACACCGTCTCGGCGCTCAACCATGCCGGCGTTGCCGACGATTTCACCTACGTCTCGACCGCCGGCGGCGCCTTCCTCGAATGGATGGAAGGCAAAGAGCTTCCCGGTGTCGCCGTCCTCAACGCTGCTAGATAGTTGCCAAGATTGATTTCGCAGATTTTACATGTGGATAGACCGTGGAAGAAAAAACAGCTTCCGCGGTCTTTTGCTCAGAGGACGAAAAAAATCCCAACTTTCAAACGATTGAATTGAATTCAATCGTTTCAATGACTTAGCCTTCCATTTTCCTCCCTATAAACTTCTGTTATCCGCGTTCTATATTCCTGAAGTGCCGATATTTATTGTTGTGGAGAGAACGAAATGAGCGAACGACTGGAAGACATTGCAGTGCAGATGGTTACGGGCGGCCGGGGGCTGCTCGCCGCCGATGAATCGACCTCCACCATCAAGAAGCGTTTCGACGCGATCAATCTCGAATCGACCGAAACCAGCCGGCGCGACTATCGCGAAATGCTCTTCCGCTCCGACGAGGCGATGAAGAAATATATCTCCGGCGTCATCCTCTTCGAGGAGACGCTGTTCCAGAAGGCGGCGGACGGTACGCCCTTCGTCGATATCATCCGCGCCGCCGGCGCCATTCCCGGCATCAAGGTCGATACCGGCGCCAAGCCGATGGCCAAATATCCGGCTGAAACCATCACTGAGGGCCTCGACGGTCTCGGCGAGCGCCTTGCCAGATATTATGAAGCCGGCGCCCGCTTCGCCAAGTGGCGCGGCGTCATCGCCATCTCGTCAACCTTGCCGACCCGCGGCTCCGTCCGCGCCAACGCTCAGGCGCTTGCTCGTTATGCCGCACTTTGCCAAGAGGCCGGGATCGTTCCGATCGTCGAGCCGGAATGCCTGATGGACGGCAAACCGGGCGACCACAATATCGACCGCTGCGCCGAAGTGACCGAATCCACGCTGCGCATCGTCTTCGAAGAACTGGCCGATGCCCGCGTCAACCTCGAAGGCATGATCCTGAAGCCGAACATGGTGATCGACGGCAAGAACGCCCGCAAGGCCTCGGTCGCGGAAGTTGCCGAGCGCACCGTCAAGGTGCTGAAGGCGACCGTTCCGCCCGCTGTTCCGGGCATCGCCTTCCTATCCGGCGGCCAGACGACCGAAGAAGCGACAGCCCATCTTTCGGCGATCAATGCCAGCGGCGACCTGCCCTGGTTCGTCACCTTCTCCTACGGCCGCGCCCTGCAGGACAGCGCGCTCAAGGCCTGGAACGGCAAGCAGGAAAACGTCGCTGCCGGCCAGCGCGAATTCACCCACCGCGCCGAGATGAACAGCCTCGCCGCCAAGGGCAACTGGAAGAAGGACCTGGAAAAGGCCGCCTGAGTTTTTGGAGCCTTGAACGTTGGGCAGGGAGCGGCGAACGCAGCTTCCTGCCCTCTCCGCCGTTTCTTTTCCTCCGATTGTCACGGCGACAAGAAACCGCTTCGTTCCCTCGAAAACCGTGACTACTCATAGCGCCCTGTCACAACAGGAGCCGCCATGAACACCCTCTCCTACGTCACCGTCGATGTCTTCACCTCCACCCGCTTCGAGGGCAATCCGCTTGCCGTCATTTCCGATGCGCGCGGTCTGAGCGACGCGGCGATGCAAAAGATCGCCACCGAGTTCAATTATTCCGAAGTCACCTTCGTCCTGCCGCCGGAAGACCCGCAAAATTCCGCCCGCGTGCGCATCTTCACCCCGACGATGGAAATACCCTTTGCCGGCCATCCGAATGTCGGCACAGCCTATGTGATCGGCCAACAGGCGGAGATCTTCGGCAAGCCAGTCGGCGATACGCTGCGTTTCGAGGAAAAGGCCGGCATCGTCGAAGTCAGCCTGAAACGCGAGGGCGGAAGGGTTGCTGCTGCCGCCATCCGCGCGCCGCAGCCGCTGACGATCGGCGACACCATAGCCGCGGAAACCGTCGCCGGCTGTGTCTCGCTCGACCCCGGCGCCATCGTCAACACCACCCATGCACCGGTCTTTGTCTCGGTCGGGCTGAACTTCGCCGTCGCCGAGTTGAACGGGCTTGGAGCGCTGGCCGCCGCCCGCCCCAACCTTGCCGGGTTTCAGGCAGCTGCCGGCCGCCAGACGACCAGCGGCCACGACTTCTCGCTCTTCGTCTACGTGAGGACAGCCGAAAATCCATGGAGTATTCGCGCCCGCATGTTCGCGCCACTCGATAACGTGCCCGAAGATCCGGCAACGGGCAGCGCGTCAGCTGCGCTTGGCGCCTATCTCGTCTCGCTTGCGCCGGAGGCCGACATGAACGCCCGCATCACCATTGAACAGGGCGTCGAAATGGGCCGCCGCAGCGTCATCACTCTTGATGTCGCGAAATCCGACGGCATCGTCACCGATGTGGTCATCTCGGGAGGCTGCGTTTCCGTCATGCGCGGAGAAATCAGTTTGCAGGACTGACGGTCGCAGGTCGGCCGTAATCCCCGGGTTACATATAATCCAAGGATTACATCAGGAAATCGCGCGAAAGCAGAGCCACTGCCCAGACCGCGAAAGCGATCAGCGCGAGCTTCCAGAAATCCATCCGCCGCCTGAGGCCGGGAAGCCCGAGCGGCTTGATCACCTGTATCGCCATGGCAAGGATGAGCAGCAAGGCTATCAGCTTTGTCATGCTTTATTTTTTCCGTTTTTCGGAATGTCACAGGACGGACATTTTTCCGCGCGAACAAGAGGATCTCGACACGCCGTAAAGATATTCCGGGGCACAATCAATCATCTTGAGGCTGGGCTGAGGCAGGTCTTGCCTTATGTCCATTGCAAATCGCTAAGACCGAGTCTGGGGAAATGAAGAGAAATCTGCTGTCCGTCGCCGCGTTGCTCTTTGGCACGCTCTTCCTTTTCATGGGCAACGGCCTGCAGGGCATCCTGCTCCCCGTCCGCGGCAATCTCGAAGGCTACGCAACGACGACGCTCGGCCTGCTCGGCACCTCATGGGCCGGGGGCTTCGTCATCGGTTGCCTGGTTGCGCCGAAGATCGTGCGCCGCGTCGGCCATGTGCGTGCCTTTTCGGGCTTCATCTCGATCATCGCCATCATCGCGCTGGTCAGCGGTATCATCATCGATCCGGTCTGGTGGGTGGTCCTGCGCGCCGTCACCGGCTTCTCCACTGCCGGTACGTCGATGATCATCGAAAGCTGGCTGAACGAGCGCGCCAGCAACGAGAGCCGCGGCATGATCTTCTCGCTCTATATCGGCATCACACTACTTGGCGTCGTCGGCGGCCAGATGATGATCCCGCTCGAGGATGTGCGCACGCCGGTTCTGTTCATGATCTGCGGCATCTTCTATTGCATCGCCATGCTGCCGACGACGCTGTCGACCGCTGCTTCGCCGCAGCCGCTGAAGGCGGTGCGCCTCGACCTGCCGGCGCTCTATCGCAACTCGCCGGTCTCCTGCCTCGGCATCCTGCTCGTCGGCATCGCCAACGGCGCCTACGGCACGCTCGGCGCCGTCTTCGGCGCCGGCGCCGGCCTGTCCGACACCAACATCGCCGTCATGATGAGCGCCACCATCTTCGCCGGGGCGGTGATGCAGCTGCCGGCCGGCCGGCTTTCCGACCGCATCGACCGGCGCTACGTGCTCGCCGCCATGTCGGGCATCGCCGCCCTTGCCGGCTTGCTGATCTTTCTGCTCCACCCGACGTCCCCCGCCTTGCTGATCGGGCTTGTGGTCCTCTACGGCGCGGTGGCGAATACGCTCTATCCGATCGCCGTCGCCCACGCGAACGACTTCGCGGCCTCGGAGGATTTCGTCAAGGTCTCCGGCGGCTTGCTGCTGCTTTACGGCATCGGCACGATGATCGGCCCGACGCTCAGCGGTCCCGTCATGTCGGCGATCACCCCGCATGCGCTTTTCCTCGTCACCGCCATCGCCCATGTGCTGATCACCGTTTACGCCATCATCAGGAGCCGCATCCGCGCCGCCGTGCCGGCCAGCGACCGCGACGCCTACACGACGATCCCGACCGGCACCTCGCAGATGCTGACACCGCAAAGCATGTCGCTTGCCGATCGCGGCGCCGGCAAACCTCCCGAAACGGAAAAGTCTCCCGAAAGCGGCGATCCTGCTGTAAAGTTCGGCTAGAACAATTCCAGCAAAAGTGCGCAGCGAACGGAGGACGAACCATGAGCTTCATCGATGACGAGCGGCCGCAGAAGAAAGTCGCCCATGAGATCGGCGCGGATCTCTCCATGCTTTCGGTCGACGAATTGAAGGGGCGGGTGGAATTGCTGAAGACGGAGATCGCACGCCTCGAGGCCGAGGCCGGTCGCAAGGCCTCCGGGCGGCAGGCAGCGGAAAGCTTCTTCCGCTCGTGATCCGCTAAAAACTCCGAAAAACAAGGCTATGGGCGGATAAAACAGCTAGCCCCAAGTCTTAATTCAGCACAATGTTAATAAAATATTAAGCTTTATAAGGTATTACTATATTTATCCGGATTTCCTCTGGATCTCAGACAGTTTTCCAAGCGGTGAATTGGTCTGATTTTTCTCCCTGTTTTACCTTGAGAGCCGCGTTTGCGGCTCTTCTTTTTCCTATGGCCGGCGCACTTCCACGAAACTGTGGAGATTAACCCTTTCTTAAGAAACGGCTTGCGCATTTGGGCTAATGATACCATCTTAAAGTCATAAAGACCGGGCCTGGAAACTTTTCCGTCGGTGCCGGCGTTACCTGAATATATGTAGCTGCGTGCGAACAGGGACTATTGCGATGTCGGAAGTTGGATTGAACACGATCAGTTTTGCAGGCCGCGCCGCTGCATCCTCGCAGTTCAAGGCACTTTACGCGGAAGGCATGTCGCTGGTCGAAGAGACTGCCGCCTATCTCGACGGCCAGGGCCGCGCCGCCTCCAAGGTTCTGCCGCGGATGGCCTCGGTTCTCTACGCCGCGGAATCGATGCGTCTCACCACCCGCCTGATGCAGATGGCTTCCTGGCTGCTGTTGCAGCGCGCCGTCAACAATGGCGAAATGTCCCGTGACCAGGTGCTGGCCGAAAAGAACAAGGTTCGCCTCGACGGCTTTAACGTCGACCGCGCCGCACCCGGCTGGGGTGATCTGCCGGAATCCTTCCGCGACTTGGTCGAACGCTCGTTGCGTCTGCAGAACCGCATTGCCCTGCTTGACCGCGAGATCTACCGCCCGTCCGAAGCAGTGATCGTTCATGATAATCAGAACAGCGTCCAGGCCCAGCTGTCCCTGCTGCAGACCGCCTTCGGCAACAACTGACCAGATCTGCAAGAATTCGATATGAACCGGCTGCGTCTTACGCGGCCGGTTTTTTGTTTGCCGCTGAACATCGGCATTGCTGAAACGTCCTTTGCGCGTACGAAAAGACGCGCGGCACTGTAAGCCATTGCCAACGCAAAAAAGCCCGGCAAAACCGGGCTCTCTTCGAATTCCGTCGAGCAGAAGCGATTAGAGGCCGAGGCCGCCGAAACGCTTGTTGAACTTGGAAACGCGGCCACCGCGGTCCATGAGCTGCTGGTTGCCGCCGGTCCAGGCCGGATGCGACTTGGAATCGATTTCGAGGTTCATGACAGCGCCTTCCGAACCCCAGGTCGAGCGGGTTTCGTACTCAGTGCCATCGGTCATGACCACCTTGATCATGTGATATTCGGGATGGATGCCTGCCTTCATAACAATCTTCCTGCGATACCGGAGTTCAATTTGCCGCATGCAGTTGCGGCCAACGAACCGATTGAATAAATGAAGCCGCAGTCGGATGGCTACGGCTTCCCATTAGGATGCGGTGCCTATACATGAAGGACGCCTAGATAACAAGAGCCAACAGGCCGCATTGCGCGGGTCCTGCGGGCGATCGGAGACGATTTGGCAGAGCAGGCACGGGCTGAGGTAAACAAGAAGCGATCGCTGCGACCGCTCGGCAGGCTGACACCCTATGTCATGCGTTACCGCGGCCTGGTGGCTGGTGCGCTGATGTCGCTGGCGCTTGCCGCCATCACCTCGCTGGCGCTGCCGCTCGCCGTGCGCCGCATGATCGACCACGGCTTCACCCAGTCGGACGGCCGCTTCATCAACAGCTACTTCGCCATGCTGATGGTCATGGCCATCGTACTCGCGGTCGCCAGCGCGCTGCGCTATTATTTCGTCATCACCATCGGCGAGCGCATCGTCGCCGATCTTCGCCGCGACGTCTTTGCCCATGTGACGCGGCTGTCGCCCTCCTTCTTCGACGTCAACCAGTCCGGCGAGATCGTCTCGCGGCTGACCGCCGATACGACGCAGATCAAGTCCGCCGTCGGCGCCACCGCCTCGGTGGCGCTGAGGAACCTCATCCTCTGTATCGGCGCCATGGGCATGATGATCGTCACCTCGCCGAAGCTTTCGAGCCTCGTCATCGGAGCGATCCCGCTGATCGTCTTCCCGCTGGTCGCCTTCGGCCGCTCGGTGCGCAAACGCTCACGCGCAGCCCAGGACACGCTCGCCGAGGCCTCCGCCTTCGCCAACGAGACGATCGCCGCGACCCGCACCGTCCAGGCCTTCAACGGCGAAGACGCCGCAGCAACGCGTTACGGCACCGCCGTCGAATCCGCCTATGAGGCCGCCCGCGCCGCCATCCGCTCGCGCGCGCTGCTGACGGGGATCGCCATCACGCTGATCTTCGGCAGCGTCGTCGCCGTTCTCTGGGTGGGCGCCCACAGCGTGCTTGCCGGCACGCTCTCGGCCGGCACGCTCGGCCAATTCCTGCTCTATGCCGTCATCTCCGCCGGTTCGCTGGGCGCGCTGTCGGAGGTCTGGGGTGAACTCTCGCAGGCAGCCGGCGCTGCCGACCGGCTGACCGAGCTTCTCGACGAGGTCTCGCCGATCACCGCCCCCGCCAGCCCTGAGCCGCTTCCTTCGCCCAGCCGCGGCCGCGTCGAATTCTCAGGCGTGCATTTTGCCTATCCCTCGCGCCCCGGAAAATCGGCGCTGCATGCCTTAAGCTTCGCGATCACGCCGGGTGAGACCGTCGCCATCGTCGGCCCTTCCGGTGCCGGTAAAAGCACCGTCTTTTCACTGCTGCTGCGCTTCTACGATCCGCAGCAGGGCAGCGTGAAGATCGATGGTGTCGATGCCCAGCTGACGACGCCCGACGAACTGCGCCAGCGCATCGCCATCGTGCCGCAGGACGTCACCATCTTTGCCGCCTCGATCCATGACAACATCGCCTTCGGCCGTCCCGGTGCCTCGCGTGACGAAGTCCGCGCCGCAGCCCTTGCCGCGCAGGCCGACGAATTCATCGCCCGGCTGGACCAGGGCTACGAGACCGAGGTCGGCGAACGCGGCATCACTCTGTCAGGCGGCCAGCGCCAGCGCATCGCCATCGCCCGCGCCATCCTGAAGAACGCGCCGGTGCTGCTGCTCGACGAGGCGACCTCGGCGCTTGACGCCGAAAGCGAGACCCTGGTGCAGAAGGCGCTCGACGGCCTGGTGGACGGCCGCACGACGCTCGTCATCGCTCATCGCCTGGCAACCGTGCTGAAGGCCGACCGCATTCTCGTCATGGATCAGGGCCGGGTCGTCGAAGAGGGCACGCATCAGAGCCTGATCCGCCATGGCGGCATCTATGCGCGGCTGGCGCGGCTGCAATTCGACGCCGCCAATGAGGACGTGCTCGCCGCCGCGAAATAGCCAGGGCGCACTTCTCCAGCCAACAGCGACTAAAGTCTGAACCCGCCGCGCCTCTCTGCGGTTGTCTTTCGCGCGTCCTGCCCTAACCTCTTCATTCCCCGGGGTGGGGATATTGCTGCTGAAATCCTTGGGAGGAGATAGGAATGGCGCTTTCCGATATGACGCGACGTGCGGGCCTTGCGCTCGGTTTCGGTGTGCTTGCGGCCCTTGCCGTCGGCGCGTCTGCCACCGCTGCGGATTTTCCCGATCGTACGATCACCATGGTCGTCCCCTTCGCGGCCGGCGGCTCGACCGATGTCGTCGCCCGCATCGTCGCGCAGAAGATGTCGGAGGATCTCGGCCAACAAGTGATCGTCCAGAACGTCGCCGGCGCCGGCGGCAATCTCGGCGCCGGTAACGTCGCCCGCGCAGAACCGGACGGTTACACCATCCTGATGGGCACAGTCGCGACCCACGCCCTCAATCCGCTGATCCTGAAATCGACGCCATATGATGCAGAAAAGGATTTCGCACCGATCTCGCTGCTCGTCGTCGTGCCGAATGTGCTGGTCGTCAATCCGGAACTGCCGGCAAAGACCGTGCAGGAGCTGGTCGCGCTGCTGAAGGCCGAGCCAGACAAATACAGCTACGCCTCATCGGGCAACGGCACGCCGTTGCATCTTTCCGGTGAACTCTTCAAGTCCATGGCCGGCGTCAGCATGCAGCACATCCCCTATAAGGGCGCCGGTCCGGCATTGAACGACGTCATCGGCAACCAGGTGTCGATCATGTTCGACAACCTGCCCTCCTCGTCGAGCCACATCAAGGCCGGTACTCTGCGGGCGCTGGCGGTGACCACGGCCGAGCGTGCGCCGTCCTTCCCCGACGTGCCGACCGTCGCCGAGTCAGGCATTCCAGGTTACGAGACCTATACCTGGAACGCGCTTTTCGCCCCGGCCAAGACGCCGAACGAAGTGGTGATGCGCCTCAACGCCTCGGCTAAAAAGGCTC from Rhizobium leguminosarum bv. trifolii WSM1325 encodes:
- a CDS encoding Fructose-bisphosphate aldolase (PFAM: fructose-bisphosphate aldolase class-I~KEGG: ret:RHE_CH03500 fructose-bisphosphate aldolase protein), whose protein sequence is MSERLEDIAVQMVTGGRGLLAADESTSTIKKRFDAINLESTETSRRDYREMLFRSDEAMKKYISGVILFEETLFQKAADGTPFVDIIRAAGAIPGIKVDTGAKPMAKYPAETITEGLDGLGERLARYYEAGARFAKWRGVIAISSTLPTRGSVRANAQALARYAALCQEAGIVPIVEPECLMDGKPGDHNIDRCAEVTESTLRIVFEELADARVNLEGMILKPNMVIDGKNARKASVAEVAERTVKVLKATVPPAVPGIAFLSGGQTTEEATAHLSAINASGDLPWFVTFSYGRALQDSALKAWNGKQENVAAGQREFTHRAEMNSLAAKGNWKKDLEKAA
- a CDS encoding phenazine biosynthesis protein PhzF family (TIGRFAM: phenazine biosynthesis protein PhzF family~PFAM: Phenazine biosynthesis PhzC/PhzF protein~KEGG: rec:RHECIAT_CH0003744 phenazine biosynthesisprotein) → MNTLSYVTVDVFTSTRFEGNPLAVISDARGLSDAAMQKIATEFNYSEVTFVLPPEDPQNSARVRIFTPTMEIPFAGHPNVGTAYVIGQQAEIFGKPVGDTLRFEEKAGIVEVSLKREGGRVAAAAIRAPQPLTIGDTIAAETVAGCVSLDPGAIVNTTHAPVFVSVGLNFAVAELNGLGALAAARPNLAGFQAAAGRQTTSGHDFSLFVYVRTAENPWSIRARMFAPLDNVPEDPATGSASAALGAYLVSLAPEADMNARITIEQGVEMGRRSVITLDVAKSDGIVTDVVISGGCVSVMRGEISLQD
- a CDS encoding conserved hypothetical protein (KEGG: rec:RHECIAT_CH0003745 hypothetical protein), which encodes MTKLIALLLILAMAIQVIKPLGLPGLRRRMDFWKLALIAFAVWAVALLSRDFLM
- a CDS encoding major facilitator superfamily MFS_1 (PFAM: major facilitator superfamily MFS_1~KEGG: ret:RHE_CH03503 transporter permease protein), encoding MKRNLLSVAALLFGTLFLFMGNGLQGILLPVRGNLEGYATTTLGLLGTSWAGGFVIGCLVAPKIVRRVGHVRAFSGFISIIAIIALVSGIIIDPVWWVVLRAVTGFSTAGTSMIIESWLNERASNESRGMIFSLYIGITLLGVVGGQMMIPLEDVRTPVLFMICGIFYCIAMLPTTLSTAASPQPLKAVRLDLPALYRNSPVSCLGILLVGIANGAYGTLGAVFGAGAGLSDTNIAVMMSATIFAGAVMQLPAGRLSDRIDRRYVLAAMSGIAALAGLLIFLLHPTSPALLIGLVVLYGAVANTLYPIAVAHANDFAASEDFVKVSGGLLLLYGIGTMIGPTLSGPVMSAITPHALFLVTAIAHVLITVYAIIRSRIRAAVPASDRDAYTTIPTGTSQMLTPQSMSLADRGAGKPPETEKSPESGDPAVKFG
- a CDS encoding protein of unknown function DUF1192 (PFAM: protein of unknown function DUF1192~KEGG: ret:RHE_CH03504 hypothetical protein); this translates as MSFIDDERPQKKVAHEIGADLSMLSVDELKGRVELLKTEIARLEAEAGRKASGRQAAESFFRS
- a CDS encoding protein of unknown function DUF1465 (PFAM: protein of unknown function DUF1465~KEGG: ret:RHE_CH03505 hypothetical protein) produces the protein MSEVGLNTISFAGRAAASSQFKALYAEGMSLVEETAAYLDGQGRAASKVLPRMASVLYAAESMRLTTRLMQMASWLLLQRAVNNGEMSRDQVLAEKNKVRLDGFNVDRAAPGWGDLPESFRDLVERSLRLQNRIALLDREIYRPSEAVIVHDNQNSVQAQLSLLQTAFGNN
- a CDS encoding ribosomal protein L31 (TIGRFAM: ribosomal protein L31~PFAM: ribosomal protein L31~KEGG: rec:RHECIAT_CH0003749 50S ribosomal protein L31), which encodes MKAGIHPEYHMIKVVMTDGTEYETRSTWGSEGAVMNLEIDSKSHPAWTGGNQQLMDRGGRVSKFNKRFGGLGL
- a CDS encoding lipid A ABC exporter family, fused ATPase and inner membrane subunits (KEGG: rec:RHECIAT_CH0003750 probable multidrug ABC transporter, ATP-binding protein~TIGRFAM: lipid A ABC exporter family, fused ATPase and inner membrane subunits~PFAM: ABC transporter related; ABC transporter transmembrane region~SMART: AAA ATPase); the protein is MAEQARAEVNKKRSLRPLGRLTPYVMRYRGLVAGALMSLALAAITSLALPLAVRRMIDHGFTQSDGRFINSYFAMLMVMAIVLAVASALRYYFVITIGERIVADLRRDVFAHVTRLSPSFFDVNQSGEIVSRLTADTTQIKSAVGATASVALRNLILCIGAMGMMIVTSPKLSSLVIGAIPLIVFPLVAFGRSVRKRSRAAQDTLAEASAFANETIAATRTVQAFNGEDAAATRYGTAVESAYEAARAAIRSRALLTGIAITLIFGSVVAVLWVGAHSVLAGTLSAGTLGQFLLYAVISAGSLGALSEVWGELSQAAGAADRLTELLDEVSPITAPASPEPLPSPSRGRVEFSGVHFAYPSRPGKSALHALSFAITPGETVAIVGPSGAGKSTVFSLLLRFYDPQQGSVKIDGVDAQLTTPDELRQRIAIVPQDVTIFAASIHDNIAFGRPGASRDEVRAAALAAQADEFIARLDQGYETEVGERGITLSGGQRQRIAIARAILKNAPVLLLDEATSALDAESETLVQKALDGLVDGRTTLVIAHRLATVLKADRILVMDQGRVVEEGTHQSLIRHGGIYARLARLQFDAANEDVLAAAK
- a CDS encoding conserved hypothetical protein (PFAM: conserved hypothetical protein~KEGG: rec:RHECIAT_CH0003751 hypothetical protein), whose amino-acid sequence is MALSDMTRRAGLALGFGVLAALAVGASATAADFPDRTITMVVPFAAGGSTDVVARIVAQKMSEDLGQQVIVQNVAGAGGNLGAGNVARAEPDGYTILMGTVATHALNPLILKSTPYDAEKDFAPISLLVVVPNVLVVNPELPAKTVQELVALLKAEPDKYSYASSGNGTPLHLSGELFKSMAGVSMQHIPYKGAGPALNDVIGNQVSIMFDNLPSSSSHIKAGTLRALAVTTAERAPSFPDVPTVAESGIPGYETYTWNALFAPAKTPNEVVMRLNASAKKALADPAVAERMKEFSATIVGSTPEELAAHVKAELAKWGPVVKGANIQME